TCCAATAGAGTGCACGCAATGAAGCAATACGCCACCGATATCTCCATCGCGACGTCACCCCCGCGTCGCCCATGGCCGGCCAGCAGGCGGCTGCGCACGCTTGTCGCCGCCCTGGTGGCGCTGGCGTTGCTGGCCGCGTGTGCCAGTGCGCCGGTGCCCAGCATCCGCCGCGATGCGGTGCCGCGCACCGCCGATCAGGCAACCCGGCCGGGCGCCGACGGCGTGCAGACGCATGCGCTGGGCAGCGTGTCGAACGTGGAGCCCGACCGGGGCGGACCCCGCCCGCAGATCCGGCGTGGCACCGGACGCTTCATCGACACCACGATCGCCAATTCACGTCCCCCGGGGCTGCCGGCCACCACGGGCGAGGCGACCTTCAACTTCGAGGGCGAATCGCTGCATGCCGTGGTCAAGGCCATCCTGGGCGACATGCTGGGGCAGAACTACGTCATCGCCCCGGGCGTGCAGGGCACCGTCACCCTCGCAACCCCCAAACCGGTCAGTGCCGCCGAGGCGATCAACCTGCTCGACCAGGTGCTGGGTTGGAACAACGCGCGCATGATCTACAGCGGTGGGCGCTACAACGTCGTCGCCGCGGACCAGCCGCTCGCCGGCACGGTGGCACCGCGCGCCGGCGGCGCTGCCAGCGCGCGCGGTTTCGAACTGCGTACCGTGCCGCTGCGCTACGTCTCCGCCGAGGAGATGAAGAAGATCCTCGAGCCCTACGCACGGCCCAACGCGATCGTCGACACGGATGCCTCCCGCAACGTGATCACCGTCGGCGGCACCCGCGCCGAGCTGCAGAACTACCTCCGCACGATCGAGATCTTCGACGTCGACTGGCTGGCGGGCATGTCGGTGGGCGTCTACCCGCTGCAGTCGGGCAAGGCCGTGCGCGTGGTGGAGGACCTGGAGAAGGTGTTCGGCCAGGAAAGCAAGTCACCCGTGGCCGGGATGTTCCGGTTCATGCCGCTGGAGGGTACCAATGCGGTGATGGTGATCACCTCCCAGCCTGCCTACCTGGACGAGATCCAGCAATGGCTGGACCGCATCGATGGCGCAGGCGGTGCGGTGCAGCTGTACTCCTACCAGCTCAAGTACATCAAGGCGCGTGACCTCGCCGACCGCCTGGCGGAAGTCTTCGGCGGCTCGTCCGGTGGGGGTGACAGCGGCGGCGGCGATCGCGGCCCGAGCCTGATGCCTGGCCTGGATTCCGCCGAAATCACCTCCGGCGAAGACGGCTCCAGCATGGGCTTTGGCGACAAGGGTGGCAGCAGCGGTGGCAGCGGGGGCGCAAGCCTGTCCCTGGGGAGCACCCGCAGCGGCAACGCCAGCGTGTCGCTGGAGATCGGCGGCGACAAGGTCGGCGTCTCGGCGGTGGAGGAGACCAACGCCCTGCTGGTGCGTTCCACCCCGCAGGCCTGGCAGTCGATCCGCGACGTGATCGGCCAGCTGGACGTGATGCCGATGCAGGTCCACATCGAAGCCCAGGTGGTCGAAGTGCAGCTGTCGGGCGAGCTGGAGTACGGCGTCAACTGGTTCTTCGAGAACGCGGTCACTGACAACGACCTGCCCAGCGCGCTCGGTCGCACCACCTGGAGCACGCTGGCGGGCAGCGTCGGCGATGCAAAGGGAACAGCCGGCGGCCTGGCATGGACGTTCCTGGGCCGCAACGCGGCGGCGGTGATCAAGGCCCTGGATTCGGTGACCGACGTCAACATGCTGCAGACCCCGTCGGTGGTGGTGCGCAACAACGCCGAGGCGACCTTCAACGTGGGCAGCCGCATCCCGGTGTCCTCGGTGACGGTCAATCCCGGCCTCGGCAACGACACCAGCTACAGCCAGGTCCAGTATCTGGACACGGGCGTGATCCTGACGGTGCGCCCGCGCATCACCAAGGACGGCATGGTGTTCCTGGACATCGTGCAGGAGGTCAGCGCGCCAGGCGGGGAGCCGGACCGGTTCGGCAACGTGCGCATCGACACCCGAAAGCTGAAGACCGAGGCGGCGATCCAGAGCGGCGACACCGTGATGCTGGCCGGCCTGATCCGCGACAGCGCGGCGCGCGGGTCGCGCGGCTTCCCCGGACTGAACCGGATTCCGGTGCTGGGCGGCCTGTTCGGTACCCAGAGCTCGGTAACGCGGCGCGAGGAGACCATCGTCCTGCTGACACCCAAGATCATCCGCGAC
The genomic region above belongs to Lysobacter avium and contains:
- the gspD gene encoding type II secretion system secretin GspD codes for the protein MKQYATDISIATSPPRRPWPASRRLRTLVAALVALALLAACASAPVPSIRRDAVPRTADQATRPGADGVQTHALGSVSNVEPDRGGPRPQIRRGTGRFIDTTIANSRPPGLPATTGEATFNFEGESLHAVVKAILGDMLGQNYVIAPGVQGTVTLATPKPVSAAEAINLLDQVLGWNNARMIYSGGRYNVVAADQPLAGTVAPRAGGAASARGFELRTVPLRYVSAEEMKKILEPYARPNAIVDTDASRNVITVGGTRAELQNYLRTIEIFDVDWLAGMSVGVYPLQSGKAVRVVEDLEKVFGQESKSPVAGMFRFMPLEGTNAVMVITSQPAYLDEIQQWLDRIDGAGGAVQLYSYQLKYIKARDLADRLAEVFGGSSGGGDSGGGDRGPSLMPGLDSAEITSGEDGSSMGFGDKGGSSGGSGGASLSLGSTRSGNASVSLEIGGDKVGVSAVEETNALLVRSTPQAWQSIRDVIGQLDVMPMQVHIEAQVVEVQLSGELEYGVNWFFENAVTDNDLPSALGRTTWSTLAGSVGDAKGTAGGLAWTFLGRNAAAVIKALDSVTDVNMLQTPSVVVRNNAEATFNVGSRIPVSSVTVNPGLGNDTSYSQVQYLDTGVILTVRPRITKDGMVFLDIVQEVSAPGGEPDRFGNVRIDTRKLKTEAAIQSGDTVMLAGLIRDSAARGSRGFPGLNRIPVLGGLFGTQSSVTRREETIVLLTPKIIRDPNEARELTDEYGRRFRALQPLRAPARP